GGCACGCCGTTCACCGCCGCCGACGCGGCCGACCTGCTGGCCGCCGCGCCACGACTCGCCGCGCGGCTGCGGCCTGGTGGCGCCTGGCGGCGGCCGCGGTGGACGTACGCGCAGAAGGTCGACCTGTCCACGATCGTGACTGAGCTGGACGTGTCGCGGGCGGGACGGCCGGTGGATCCTGAGCTGGTGCTGGAGAGCGTGATGGACCGCTTCTTCAGCGCTGGCACCGATGGCTGCCAGGCGCAGCTCGTCGGCGGGCTGACCGACAACCAGCGGATCCTGCTGATCAAGATGCACCACGCGCTGACCGACGGCGTGGCGGTCGTCAACGCGCTGGTCGCGCGCGCTCGCGGTCGTACGCTGCCGCCGGACAGCGGTGAACGTGCGCCGGTCGGCCGGCCCGGTCAGCTGGCCCGCGGCCTGTGGAAGCTGGCGCGTACCGGCACCGCGCCGAAGACCGGCTGGGAGGGACCGATCCGCTCGGCCGACCGGCACCACAGCCTCGTCGAGCTGCCGTCCAAGCAGGTCAGGCAGGTGGCGAAGTCGCTCGGTGTGACCAGCGCCGAGCTGCTGACCGGCCTGCTCGCGGAGGGTCTGCATCGCGCGAGCCCAGGTGTCGACCGCGTTCGCGTGATGGTGCCGGTATCGCTGCGGACGACGCGTACGTTTGGCTCGCCCGGCAACCACACCGGCGCCGTACGGATCGACCTGCCGACCGGCCGGATGCCGATGGTCAGGCGCATTATGGCCACGCGCGCGGCTGTCCGCGCACAGATGGAGTCGTCGGCGCCGCTGGCGGCGCATTTCGTCGTACGCCTGATCGGTCTGGCTCCGCCGTGGCTGCATCGGTGGCTCGCGCGCGGGGTATACCGGAGTGCGTGGTTCACGCTGGTCGCGTCGATCATTCCGGGACCGCGCGCACCGGTGCGCCTGCGCGGTGCGCTCGTACGCGGGATTTATCCTGTTCTGGCACTCGCGCCAGGCGTCCGGCTGTCGGTGGGAATGCTGACGTGGTCGGGGAATGTTGGCTGGTGTGTCACGTCGGCGTCCGACATCGCCGACCGCGGCGACCGGCTCGGAGCCGCGGTGACGGCGGCCTTCGCGGAGTTGGCCGCCGAGGTGAGCGGTCCACCAGCGTGGATGGTGCGCTGACGCGGTAGGGGGTATGCGTTGGAGGTGTCACCGGTCGATCTGGTCATCGCCGTGCCGGCGGCCCTGCTGTCGGCCGCGTCCTTCGGCCTGACCGGAGCGATGCAGCACCGGGTCGCGCGCGCCATCCCGACCGCGGAGAGCCGCCGCTTCGGCCTGCTGTTCGCGCTGGTCAGGCATCCGTTCTGGCTATTGTCGCTGCTGGTCAACCTGGTCGGCGTGGTCGGGCAGTGGGTCGCGCTCAGCACGGCGCCGCTGGTGTTGGTGCAGCCGCTGCTGGTGTCCGGCGTACTTTTCGCGATCGTTTTCGCCGCGGCGCTGCAACACCAGCGGCCGGATCGAACGGTGATCTACGGCGGTGTGCTCTGTGTGGTCGGCCTGGCCGCGTTTTTGTTGCTGGCACAGCCATCCGGCGGCGGTGAGACGATGGCGCTGCACGACGTGCTGCCACTTTCGCTCGGACTGCTGGCGATCCTGGTGCTGTGCCTGATCGGCGGCGTACGCGGCAATCCGACCGTACGGACGCTCGCGTACGCGACCGCCGCCGGTGTCTTCTATGGCGTGACGGCGGGCCTGATCAAGGTCGCCATGGACACGCTGCAGGACGGCCTGGTGGTTTTCCTGACCAGTTGGCCGATCTACGCGGTCGCGATCTGCGGTCCGCTCGGTTTCGTGTTGAACCAGCACGCTTTCCAGGCCGGTGTCGCGCTCGCGCCGGCGTTGTCGGTGATCGTCATCCTGGATCCGCTGGTCGGCATCGGCGTCGGCATCCTGTGGCTCGGCGAAGGCCTGCGGTCCGGGCCGGCGATCGTGACCGGCGAGGTGCTGGCGCTGGCCGCGATGGCGGTCGGTGTGGCGATCCTCGCTCGACGCGCGCCACAGGTCGTACGCGAGGCGCACGAGGCACACCAGGTCGCGGAAAGCCAGTGAAACTCGCCGGCGCGACCGCACTCGTCACCGGCGGCTCGTCCGGCATCGGCGCGGTGGTTGCGAAACTGCTGGCCGCTCGCGGCGCGCACGTACTCGTCGTCGGCCGGGACACCGCTCGCCTCGCCGCTTCTGGGTTTGCCTG
The nucleotide sequence above comes from Fodinicola acaciae. Encoded proteins:
- a CDS encoding DMT family transporter, yielding MSPVDLVIAVPAALLSAASFGLTGAMQHRVARAIPTAESRRFGLLFALVRHPFWLLSLLVNLVGVVGQWVALSTAPLVLVQPLLVSGVLFAIVFAAALQHQRPDRTVIYGGVLCVVGLAAFLLLAQPSGGGETMALHDVLPLSLGLLAILVLCLIGGVRGNPTVRTLAYATAAGVFYGVTAGLIKVAMDTLQDGLVVFLTSWPIYAVAICGPLGFVLNQHAFQAGVALAPALSVIVILDPLVGIGVGILWLGEGLRSGPAIVTGEVLALAAMAVGVAILARRAPQVVREAHEAHQVAESQ